The genome window CCTGACTGACAGGGAGATCAACTGACCGCGGGCAGGGAGACCCAATGTCCGCCCACGGGGAAATCCCGGTGTCCCTTGACAGCCGCATAGGATTCTATGCCAGCAGCATCCTCCGAGCTCTGCAAGAGTATCCTCTGGCCGTCGCCAGCCCAGCGTCTGATCCACCGGAGATGGCGCCGGTGAGCGGCTTCTATGGCCTCGTGGACGCTGTTGAGTTGTGATGGTGCCCGTGCGCCGGCGGCTCGGGAGAGACTCGGTCACGCTCGCTCCCCCGCACTCGCACCATCAGGCCGGTCGACACGTGGAGACGGTGAAACGGCTGAGGCCGGGAAACCCACGTGGGGTTTCCCGGCCTCAGCCGTTGCTACTGCCGCGCCTGCGGAGCGGATCAGATCAGTGGGCGTGATCACCCTTCGAGTACTCGAAGACCCAGCCGACCAGGAAGTAGATGCCCACACCGACGCCGATGAAGGCGATCCAGGCATCGATGGCGAGACCGAGCACCAGTGCAGCGCAGGCCAGGCCGAGGCCCAACGGCCACCAGCTCCACGGAGCGAAGCTTCCGTAGGTGCCGGCGTACTGCGAGATCTCTCCGTGCTCGTCGTCATCCGGGCCCTGGCCGAACTTGCGCTCGGTGAGCCAGAGGAAGACGGCGACCATCAGGGAGAGGCCAGCCACGGCGTAGAGGGCGGGGATCCCGGCCCATTCGGTCCACCGGACCCAGAAGCCGTAGACCGTGGCCACAACGATCAGGAAGACACCGAGGATCGTGAACAGCTTGACATTGGTTCTCACTTGGCAGCCGCCTTTTCTCCGAAGACCTCGGGCTCATGCTGCGGGGACGTCGGCAACAGTTCGGGGTGGTGCAGGTCCAGTGCCGGACGCTCCGAACGGATCCGCGGCAAGGAGTGGAAGTTGTGGCGCGGGGGCGGGCAGGAGGTCGCCCACTCCAGGGAACCACCGAAGCCCCAGGGATCGTCCACGGTGATCTTCTTGCCCTTGCGCGCCGTGGTGTACACGTTCCAGAAGAACGGGATCAGCGAGGCGCCCAGGACGAAGGAGAAGATTGTGGAGAACTGGTTCATCAGGGTGAAACCGTCCTCGACCATGTAGTCGGCGTAGCGGCGCGGCATGCCCATGACACCCAGCCAGTGCTGGATGAGGAAGGTGCCATGGAAGCCGATGAACAGCATCCAGAACTGGATCTTGCCCAGACGTTCGTTGAGCATCTTGCCCGTGAACTTGGGCCACCAGAAGAAGAAGCCCGCGAACATGGCGAACACCACGGTGCCGAAGACCACGTAGTGGAAGTGCGCCACCACGAAGTAGGTGTCGGAGACGTGGAAGTCCAGCGGCGGCGAGGCCAGGATGACACCGGTCAGGCCACCGAAGAGGAAGGTGACCATGAAGCCGAGGCTCCAGAGCATCGGGGTCTCGAAGGTGATCGAACCACGCCACATGGTGCCGATCCAGTTGACGAACTTCACGCCCGTCGGGACGGCGATCAGCATGGTCATCAGCGAGAAGAA of Citricoccus sp. K5 contains these proteins:
- a CDS encoding cytochrome c oxidase subunit 4; translation: MRTNVKLFTILGVFLIVVATVYGFWVRWTEWAGIPALYAVAGLSLMVAVFLWLTERKFGQGPDDDEHGEISQYAGTYGSFAPWSWWPLGLGLACAALVLGLAIDAWIAFIGVGVGIYFLVGWVFEYSKGDHAH